From Paenibacillus graminis:
TCCAGTCGCCGTAGGCTGTAATTTGGATCTTTTTGTCTTTGGTCGCAAATGGCTGCTTCGTATTAATTGTGACTGCTTGAATCTTAGCCAGCCAGTTCACCTTCGCATCCACTGCTTCGCCGATAAAACGTAATGGAACGTAGGTGCTGCCCTTGATATTAGAAGGGGCTACTGTCAGTTTTTTCTGCTTGCCATTGATCTCAGCAGTAGTTGAACCCACTTTAAGTTTGATAAGCGTACCTAGTTTGCTTCCGGTGATTGTTTGCGTTTTTGGATCCCAGTCAACCTTTAGTCCTAACGCTTCGAAAATAGCGCGGAACGGAACAAGTACAGATCCATTTTGCCGGATAGGTGGGATTTGGAATTTAACGTTCTCCCCATTCAACAGCACCATGATTCCGTTCCGATCTGAAGGTGGTGCCGGTCGATCATCATCTTCTTCAAGCACTTTAACCCCTTTGGCAGCAAGTTCGGTCAGGATTTTTTCTGCATTCGCATTCAGAGGGTTATTACTGAGTGAAACCTCCTTGAGCTTCGGAAGACTTGTTAAGACGCTAATATCTTGAACCTGATTATTCACAAAGTATAAATGTTCTAGTTCCGGGTGATCTCTTAGCGGTTCAAGGGACTGGATTTGGTTATCGCTTATGTCCAACCATTTCAGTTTGACTAAAGATTGAATCGGCGACAGGTCCTTAAGCTGATTATCGCCGATTAACAAGTCCGTTAAATTGGTTAATTCCGCTAGTGCATCAAGCTTCTCGATATTATTCGAATCGATAACAAGCTTCTCCAGTTGGGACAACTCTTGTAGCGGCTCAATTTGAGTGATTTGGTTGCCGCTCAAAGCTAGGAAAGTGACTTTATGCAAATTTTTAAGTGGCTCAATATTGGTAATGTCAAGCCCTGGGAGCATTAAGCTCTCTAAATTAACAGCATACTCTAGTCCGCTTAAACTGATAATTTTCTGTTCAGGATCATCGGGATAGAGCGATGTCATGGTCTGTAGATCTTCTTTGGTAATGAGGCCAGTCGGTTTCTTTAACTCGATTCGAATCGCTTGTTCCAAATTTTTGTCTGAGATAAGTGGGGTCTCTGCAAATGCGGATGGAATAGAAACGAAGCATAGCAAGAAAGCAAGTACAGTGATTAGTTGAAGATTGATCGGCTTACGCAAAATGGGTTCACTCCTCGAATTGTCATAGTGACTACCTTCGACATTTGCCGACTATTCCCTTTATATCAAAAAAGATAGCCCTACAGGCTATCTTTTGGCAGGTCTATCAACTAGCTTTCGCAGGAAGATGCGCTTCACTGCCTACATGGCTTCTTCAATCGTGTGCACCCCAATGACAAAGCATTCCCCCTCGTATTGGCTCATCGCATCGGCATATCTTGATCATAATAATGCTCCAGCAGCAGCTTCAAGGCCCTTTCGAATTATCCGATCAAGAGATTCGCTTCGATTTCCTTCGCGATATTAATAGACCCTCATCCAAACAGGCAAGATATAGCACCTCCAATCAACAGTGGTGACTCCTTCCTAAATAGCAACTTGATATGAAAATTCCGCCCTACTTGTGGTACGGTTCACTACGATGGTTGAAGCGGCAAGTTTTGCGATTTTAATAATTACTACTGAGTTAAGGCAACACATGCCAAAAGAGGCCGCTTCAAATCAGCCCCTTCATAATATTGCTATACAAATCCCTTGCTATAAGCGGTGCTGCTTACGGTATTTCGACGGCGCCAGGCCGAGCTTCGCGCTGAACACGTTGACATCAGGCGCTCAACATCTTTGACGGCCCACCTTCCAGCAAGCCTAGCGGCTTCTTCCGGCTTCGGCTCCTGCTCCCATTCAAA
This genomic window contains:
- a CDS encoding stalk domain-containing protein, which gives rise to MRKPINLQLITVLAFLLCFVSIPSAFAETPLISDKNLEQAIRIELKKPTGLITKEDLQTMTSLYPDDPEQKIISLSGLEYAVNLESLMLPGLDITNIEPLKNLHKVTFLALSGNQITQIEPLQELSQLEKLVIDSNNIEKLDALAELTNLTDLLIGDNQLKDLSPIQSLVKLKWLDISDNQIQSLEPLRDHPELEHLYFVNNQVQDISVLTSLPKLKEVSLSNNPLNANAEKILTELAAKGVKVLEEDDDRPAPPSDRNGIMVLLNGENVKFQIPPIRQNGSVLVPFRAIFEALGLKVDWDPKTQTITGSKLGTLIKLKVGSTTAEINGKQKKLTVAPSNIKGSTYVPLRFIGEAVDAKVNWLAKIQAVTINTKQPFATKDKKIQITAYGDWSDRTSSIENTGDHQLILFSFEMSMLVIQHKSKSDLDMNFEQYVSLAKKDITDRNAVKINEQSVKLGEIDAKQLTYSLSSKNETMEFRMILFEQNNEIYSLLLASPSQVSKQANADFNEILKSIKLN